A single window of Hyphomicrobiales bacterium DNA harbors:
- a CDS encoding CopG family transcriptional regulator, which produces MATSIHELRPKTADSEKITVNLGFVDLGRIDLMVRDGFYANRADFIRTAVRNQLDRQGDAVRQSVERHQLTLGLSHYTQQDLQAAVDAGLQLHIHVLGLASIANDVTPELARAAIASVQVLGAFHASAAVRAALSDRTG; this is translated from the coding sequence ATGGCGACCAGCATTCACGAACTGCGCCCCAAAACGGCCGACAGCGAAAAGATTACAGTGAACCTTGGCTTCGTCGACCTCGGCCGCATCGATTTGATGGTGCGCGATGGCTTCTACGCCAACCGGGCCGACTTCATCCGCACCGCCGTGCGCAATCAACTTGATCGTCAAGGCGATGCTGTGCGCCAATCCGTGGAACGCCACCAACTAACGCTCGGGCTATCCCATTACACACAGCAAGATCTGCAAGCAGCCGTGGATGCCGGCTTACAGCTCCATATCCACGTGCTCGGTCTCGCTTCGATCGCCAATGACGTCACGCCGGAGCTTGCACGCGCCGCCATTGCCTCTGTCCAGGTTCTCGGGGCCTTCCACGCCAGCGCAGCGGTCAGGGCCGCTCTGTCAGATCGAACTGGATGA
- a CDS encoding hypothetical protein (Evidence 5 : Unknown function), translating into MGLDMYACTMITMPSTAVDFAPEDETPLHYWRKHPNLHGWMHRLYRHKGGTDNEFNCVNLQLTEADLKALKTAIRIRGASSPAWSGLRS; encoded by the coding sequence ATGGGACTGGACATGTACGCCTGCACGATGATCACGATGCCGTCGACGGCGGTCGATTTCGCGCCTGAGGACGAGACACCCCTGCACTACTGGCGCAAGCACCCGAACCTGCACGGATGGATGCACCGGCTCTATCGCCACAAGGGCGGCACCGACAACGAGTTCAACTGCGTCAACCTGCAGCTAACCGAAGCTGATCTCAAGGCCCTCAAGACGGCCATTCGGATCAGGGGAGCCAGTTCACCAGCATGGAGTGGGCTTCGTTCCTGA
- the insF gene encoding IS3 element protein InsF, whose amino-acid sequence MRFTFIAKHRGIWPVAWLCEALDVSRSGFHAWLNRSPSRRARDDEEIGNRVRTSFLRSDRTYGARRVWRDVLAEGIDCGLHRIERLMRAQALRARPRRRNLPKDEGRRSAIAPNTLDREFHAERPNQRWIADFTYIWTAEGWLYVAAVIDLFSRRVVGWSMKAEMTAGLVTDALMMAIWRRGKPDALLHHSDQGSQYASEPFQKLMTDNGVTCSMSRSGNVWDNAAMESFFSSLKTERIGGRVYRTRDDARADVFDYIERFYNAVRRHSTIDYISPVEFEKKGGISLTDRPQNRQQAN is encoded by the coding sequence ATGAGGTTCACGTTCATTGCGAAGCACCGGGGGATCTGGCCGGTGGCATGGCTTTGCGAAGCGCTGGATGTGTCGCGCTCGGGCTTCCATGCCTGGCTCAACCGGTCACCGAGCCGTCGAGCACGCGACGACGAGGAGATCGGCAACAGGGTCCGGACAAGCTTCCTTCGTTCGGATCGGACCTATGGTGCCAGGCGCGTCTGGCGGGACGTGCTGGCGGAAGGGATCGATTGCGGCCTGCATCGCATCGAGCGGCTGATGCGCGCCCAGGCTTTGCGTGCCAGACCGCGTCGGCGCAACCTGCCCAAGGATGAGGGCCGGCGATCGGCCATCGCCCCGAATACGCTCGACCGGGAGTTCCACGCCGAACGGCCCAACCAACGCTGGATCGCCGACTTTACCTACATCTGGACCGCAGAAGGTTGGCTTTACGTTGCAGCCGTCATCGACCTCTTCTCCCGGCGTGTGGTGGGTTGGTCGATGAAGGCCGAGATGACCGCCGGGCTCGTGACCGATGCGCTGATGATGGCGATCTGGCGCCGGGGAAAACCGGATGCCCTGCTGCACCATTCTGACCAGGGCAGCCAGTATGCCAGCGAGCCGTTCCAGAAGCTCATGACCGACAACGGCGTCACCTGCTCAATGAGCCGCTCTGGCAATGTCTGGGACAACGCCGCGATGGAGAGCTTCTTCTCCTCGCTCAAAACCGAGCGGATCGGAGGCAGGGTTTACCGGACACGCGACGATGCTCGTGCCGACGTGTTCGATTACATCGAGCGGTTCTACAACGCCGTTCGCAGGCACTCGACGATCGACTACATCAGCCCGGTCGAGTTCGAAAAAAAAGGTGGGATTAGCCTAACCGACCGTCCACAGAACCGGCAGCAGGCCAACTGA
- a CDS encoding Allantoinase, giving the protein MTAELVIRGTIVAPDGPIERGWVAVKDGRISSIGTGEAPDAAESFDSGDSLVIPGVVDGQTHAASYGGLPGIRSTTASAVAGGVTTIVDMPYDNPAPLNTVERLADKVAAIEEYAHADVALYGTVMPGQTMSEVEPLIDGGVVAFKISTFENSPTRFPRIASDQILAVFSALAESVIPLGVHNEDQEIVHAYIEAAKAAGKDGIEAHSESRPPSAEMAATAQFLEIGAAAGAHAHIVHLTTARGFQFVDNYRADGFRATGELCVHYLWFDPSKDGAELGAKMKVNPPIRPGQIDALWEEILAGRVAFVSSDHSSWPIDNKFTPSIFDAGAGVPGLETLLPAFYTAAEKRGMNAAAITVEQLCERPAKFFGLWPQKGAIRIGADADFVILAPETYAWDSSKAHDELNWSPFDGREFSIRVKRTYLAGKLAFDGKDVVNQPGSGRYVRRGTSHWFE; this is encoded by the coding sequence ATGACTGCTGAACTTGTCATCCGGGGAACGATCGTCGCCCCTGACGGGCCAATCGAGCGTGGCTGGGTGGCCGTCAAGGACGGCAGGATCAGCTCGATTGGAACGGGCGAAGCCCCGGATGCGGCCGAAAGTTTCGATAGCGGCGACAGCCTCGTCATCCCCGGCGTCGTCGACGGGCAGACCCATGCCGCAAGCTATGGCGGCCTGCCGGGCATCCGTTCGACGACGGCATCCGCCGTTGCCGGCGGCGTGACCACCATCGTTGACATGCCCTATGACAATCCCGCACCGCTGAACACCGTGGAAAGACTGGCAGACAAGGTCGCCGCCATCGAGGAATATGCCCACGCGGATGTCGCGTTGTACGGGACCGTCATGCCCGGACAGACCATGTCCGAGGTGGAGCCGCTGATAGACGGTGGCGTGGTCGCCTTCAAGATCTCGACGTTCGAAAACAGCCCCACCCGTTTCCCGCGCATCGCCTCCGACCAGATCCTCGCCGTCTTCTCCGCCCTGGCGGAAAGCGTCATCCCACTCGGCGTCCACAATGAGGATCAGGAAATCGTCCATGCATATATCGAGGCCGCAAAGGCGGCCGGCAAGGACGGCATCGAAGCGCATTCCGAGAGCCGCCCGCCCTCGGCGGAAATGGCGGCCACCGCACAGTTTCTCGAAATCGGCGCTGCGGCCGGTGCGCATGCGCATATCGTCCACCTGACGACAGCGCGGGGCTTCCAATTCGTCGACAACTATCGCGCTGACGGCTTTCGTGCCACGGGCGAGCTCTGTGTCCACTATCTCTGGTTCGACCCGAGCAAAGACGGCGCCGAGCTCGGCGCCAAGATGAAGGTCAACCCGCCGATCCGGCCCGGCCAGATCGATGCATTGTGGGAAGAAATCCTCGCCGGCCGGGTAGCCTTCGTCAGTTCCGACCACTCGTCATGGCCGATCGACAACAAATTCACTCCCTCCATATTCGACGCCGGGGCGGGCGTTCCGGGCCTCGAAACCCTGCTGCCTGCCTTCTACACGGCCGCCGAGAAACGGGGAATGAATGCCGCAGCGATCACTGTCGAGCAGCTTTGCGAACGGCCGGCCAAGTTCTTCGGTCTCTGGCCGCAAAAAGGCGCGATCCGAATAGGCGCCGACGCTGACTTTGTAATTCTCGCGCCCGAGACCTATGCTTGGGATTCCTCAAAGGCACATGACGAATTGAACTGGAGCCCGTTCGACGGCCGGGAGTTCTCGATCCGAGTCAAGAGGACCTATCTCGCGGGCAAGCTCGCCTTCGACGGCAAGGATGTCGTCAACCAGCCGGGCTCGGGACGTTATGTCCGCCGGGGCACTTCCCACTGGTTTGAATAG
- a CDS encoding Toxin produces MSSGDTQPYRLTPLALADLDDIWRYSAETWSIARADGYIDDLVRMFDTIAAIPTLAPERGEFEPPVRIHVHESHLIVYTIAEDHVAILRLLGGRQDWVSVLKATDQ; encoded by the coding sequence ATGTCATCCGGTGACACGCAGCCATATCGACTGACGCCCCTCGCGCTGGCTGATCTCGACGATATTTGGCGGTATTCGGCGGAAACATGGTCGATCGCGCGAGCTGATGGCTACATCGACGATCTGGTACGGATGTTCGACACGATCGCGGCTATTCCGACGCTGGCGCCCGAACGCGGCGAATTTGAGCCGCCGGTCCGCATCCATGTCCACGAAAGCCATCTGATCGTTTACACGATCGCCGAAGACCACGTCGCAATCCTGCGCCTGCTAGGCGGGCGGCAGGATTGGGTTTCGGTACTGAAAGCAACAGACCAGTGA
- a CDS encoding hypothetical protein (Evidence 5 : Unknown function), which yields MLGCWATEIGALNTIVLMRGYETDMEFMAERRQLAMAADPFFCQSLMTGYSAEAYLPFPWFDPVPAGLFGLLPVSWTPR from the coding sequence ATGCTCGGATGTTGGGCAACCGAAATCGGGGCGCTCAACACGATCGTGCTGATGCGCGGCTATGAAACGGACATGGAATTCATGGCCGAGCGGCGTCAATTGGCCATGGCAGCCGACCCGTTCTTCTGCCAGAGCTTGATGACCGGCTACAGCGCTGAAGCCTATCTGCCCTTTCCCTGGTTTGACCCCGTGCCGGCGGGGCTCTTTGGCCTGCTGCCGGTTTCGTGGACACCGAGATAG
- a CDS encoding conserved hypothetical protein (Evidence 4 : Unknown function but conserved in other organisms), with protein sequence MATMNVSLPEPMKAWVERQAESGHYGNASDYIRDLIRKDQARKEAIAALQAAITKGVESGKPQPFDAAAFKLRMRDKHVIR encoded by the coding sequence GTGGCGACGATGAATGTATCGCTTCCTGAACCTATGAAGGCTTGGGTCGAACGGCAGGCTGAAAGCGGCCATTATGGCAATGCAAGTGACTATATCCGCGATCTTATCCGTAAGGATCAGGCCCGGAAGGAAGCGATCGCGGCGTTGCAGGCGGCCATAACCAAAGGCGTCGAAAGCGGAAAGCCGCAACCGTTCGATGCGGCCGCGTTCAAGCTGCGTATGCGGGACAAGCATGTCATCCGGTGA
- a CDS encoding Esterase, which yields MNSSTFQASSVLSAPDHKDESMNVFSRINMAEVTRLTRAGKLSEAVALLQGKTTPSHADLLRSTPAQGRERQSLPPQDRSAPLGRFQRRLHAFGTAQPTDQRFTSSGLLPGTKLPGDSPLSAPAPIPAGARFEERSFADAAGQRTYKVFVPSGYRGQSLPLVIMLHGCTQNPDDFAVGTGMNALAEEQTFLVAYPRQPKSANMQKCWNWFNVSDQRRESGEPALIAGIALAVLDEFSADRNRVYVAGLSAGGAAAAIMAATYPDIFAAVGVHSGLACGVAKDLPTALAAMSTGGAGRGRARIDIPTIVFHGDNDRTVNPTNADQVIAQASETQRLAVTVTEGKNDADVTYTRSVHSDSAGREIIEKWVVHGGGHAWSGGSPAGSYTASQGPDASREMMRFFLSHRKNQ from the coding sequence ATGAACTCTTCCACCTTTCAGGCAAGCAGCGTTTTGTCTGCTCCCGATCACAAGGACGAATCCATGAACGTCTTCTCGCGGATCAACATGGCTGAGGTGACCCGTCTCACCAGAGCTGGCAAGCTCTCCGAAGCCGTTGCACTTCTTCAAGGCAAGACAACTCCATCGCATGCCGACCTCCTTCGCTCAACGCCAGCTCAAGGAAGAGAGCGGCAGAGCCTGCCGCCTCAAGACAGATCCGCCCCACTTGGCCGTTTTCAACGCCGGTTGCACGCCTTCGGCACTGCACAACCAACAGACCAACGCTTCACGAGCAGTGGCCTCTTACCTGGTACGAAACTGCCGGGAGATTCCCCGCTATCCGCGCCAGCCCCCATACCCGCAGGCGCGCGGTTTGAAGAGCGCTCGTTTGCCGACGCGGCTGGCCAGCGAACCTACAAGGTGTTCGTCCCCAGCGGCTATCGCGGACAATCTTTGCCGCTGGTGATCATGCTGCACGGATGCACCCAGAACCCCGATGACTTCGCGGTCGGCACTGGCATGAATGCGCTAGCAGAGGAGCAGACCTTTCTTGTTGCTTATCCGCGCCAGCCTAAGTCCGCGAATATGCAAAAGTGTTGGAATTGGTTCAATGTTTCCGACCAAAGACGAGAGAGCGGCGAACCAGCGCTCATCGCTGGGATAGCGCTTGCAGTGCTGGACGAATTTTCAGCCGATAGGAACAGAGTGTATGTCGCAGGACTATCGGCGGGCGGAGCCGCAGCGGCAATCATGGCGGCAACATATCCGGACATCTTTGCAGCTGTGGGGGTGCATTCGGGGCTAGCCTGTGGGGTCGCAAAGGACCTCCCAACAGCCTTGGCCGCTATGAGTACAGGCGGGGCAGGGCGGGGGCGCGCACGGATCGACATCCCCACTATTGTCTTCCACGGTGATAACGATCGGACAGTGAACCCAACGAACGCCGACCAGGTGATCGCCCAAGCGAGCGAAACCCAAAGACTGGCCGTCACCGTGACCGAGGGGAAAAACGATGCTGACGTGACCTATACGCGGTCCGTCCATTCCGACTCCGCAGGACGAGAGATCATCGAAAAATGGGTTGTGCATGGAGGCGGCCATGCGTGGTCAGGGGGAAGTCCCGCAGGTTCTTATACCGCTTCGCAAGGGCCGGATGCCAGCCGGGAGATGATGCGGTTTTTTCTATCACACCGAAAAAACCAATGA
- a CDS encoding Hydantoin racemase: MARILIINPNSSVSVTRSMEACLGPVFEATRHDIECMELAKSPPGIETDAHVAEVIPHLIERVDEVDADAIVVACFSDPGIRQVREAAKVPVVGIAEAAYLAALGLGEKFGIVSLGQSSIDRHLRYLKVLKIEERLAGDRSIDMTVVELMAGNVVDTIVKTGRLLRDEDGADVIILGCAGLGGYREALEAELGVPVVDPVQAGAALACTNVDLKYRKKAS, encoded by the coding sequence TTGGCTCGAATTCTCATCATCAATCCAAACAGTTCGGTTTCCGTCACGCGGTCGATGGAGGCCTGCCTCGGTCCTGTATTCGAGGCGACCCGACATGATATAGAATGCATGGAACTCGCCAAGTCGCCGCCGGGGATCGAAACCGACGCGCATGTTGCCGAAGTCATCCCGCATCTCATCGAGCGGGTCGACGAGGTTGATGCCGATGCGATCGTCGTCGCCTGTTTTTCCGATCCGGGCATCCGGCAGGTCCGCGAGGCTGCGAAAGTCCCCGTAGTCGGTATCGCCGAGGCCGCCTATCTTGCGGCGCTCGGCCTCGGCGAGAAATTCGGGATCGTTTCCCTCGGTCAGTCGTCGATCGACCGGCATCTGCGCTATCTCAAAGTGCTCAAGATTGAAGAACGGCTGGCGGGCGACAGGTCCATCGACATGACGGTCGTTGAACTGATGGCCGGCAACGTGGTCGATACGATCGTAAAGACTGGCAGGCTGCTACGCGACGAGGACGGTGCCGACGTCATCATTCTCGGATGTGCCGGGCTCGGCGGATATCGCGAAGCGCTCGAGGCGGAGCTCGGTGTTCCGGTGGTAGATCCCGTTCAGGCGGGTGCGGCTCTCGCCTGCACCAATGTCGATCTCAAGTATCGAAAGAAGGCGTCATGA
- a CDS encoding IS3 element protein InsF (fragment) — protein sequence MSRRGNCHDNAVAESFFNLLKRERIRRKVYRTRDEARRDVFDYIEMFYNPTRKHARNGMLSPIKFERRHKAKAEGV from the coding sequence ATGAGCCGTCGCGGCAACTGTCATGACAACGCCGTGGCCGAGAGCTTCTTCAACCTGCTCAAGCGCGAGCGCATCCGCCGAAAGGTCTACCGCACGCGCGACGAGGCACGCCGGGACGTGTTCGATTACATCGAGATGTTCTACAACCCCACCCGCAAGCACGCACGCAACGGGATGCTGTCGCCAATCAAGTTCGAACGGCGGCACAAAGCGAAAGCCGAAGGCGTCTAG
- a CDS encoding DNA-binding transcriptional regulator, GntR family: MATAVAKNTSKPARSGAKADAAARRKKSGSLTEKVYAMLRTEILTCVLEPGKEVSEAELAERFDVSKTPVREALATLRSEGLVRTFPRRGYQIVPVTFGDMNELFDLRTILEAGAAELACKRITDPEIDNLNKLADVVYDRSEQPSLKRFVQANRDFHVAIAKASGNERLHQLLTRQIDELERFFYLGARLRDVSGETQSDHHAIVDILSRRDPDAARAVMIRHNELTRQGLFQALASSRNISSIAL, encoded by the coding sequence ATGGCCACAGCAGTCGCAAAAAATACGAGCAAACCGGCGCGGTCCGGCGCAAAGGCCGACGCTGCGGCGCGCCGAAAGAAGTCCGGTTCACTGACCGAAAAAGTCTATGCGATGCTGCGCACCGAGATCCTGACCTGCGTCCTGGAACCCGGCAAGGAAGTTTCCGAAGCGGAGCTGGCGGAGCGTTTTGACGTCAGCAAGACGCCGGTGCGCGAGGCGCTCGCAACCTTGCGCTCAGAAGGGCTGGTGCGGACATTCCCGCGGCGCGGATACCAGATCGTTCCCGTAACCTTCGGCGACATGAACGAGCTATTCGATCTGCGCACGATCCTGGAAGCAGGCGCGGCTGAACTCGCCTGCAAGCGCATCACCGATCCCGAAATCGACAATCTCAACAAGCTGGCGGACGTCGTCTACGACCGTTCGGAACAGCCGAGCCTCAAGCGCTTTGTCCAGGCCAATCGAGATTTCCACGTGGCCATCGCAAAGGCTTCCGGCAACGAGCGCCTTCACCAGCTTCTGACCCGGCAGATCGACGAGCTTGAGCGCTTCTTCTACCTCGGCGCCCGCCTGCGCGACGTCAGCGGCGAAACTCAGAGCGACCATCACGCCATCGTCGATATCCTGAGCAGGCGCGATCCGGATGCGGCGCGCGCTGTCATGATCCGGCACAACGAGCTTACACGGCAGGGGCTTTTCCAAGCCCTCGCCTCGTCTCGAAACATCAGCAGCATCGCGCTCTGA
- a CDS encoding hypothetical protein (Evidence 5 : Unknown function): MDQATNAIDPIERVDRFIRGTDTKIREGGDQTYYSPLIDTITMPDRFRFVGTKASTACQYLAALQGKEPAAS; encoded by the coding sequence ATGGACCAGGCCACCAACGCCATCGACCCAATCGAGAGGGTTGACCGCTTCATCCGTGGGACGGACACGAAGATACGCGAGGGCGGAGACCAAACCTATTACAGCCCTTTGATCGACACGATCACCATGCCAGACCGTTTCCGCTTCGTCGGCACCAAGGCCAGCACGGCCTGCCAATACCTCGCAGCCCTCCAAGGCAAGGAACCGGCGGCCTCATAG
- a CDS encoding Glycine/D-amino acid oxidase — MDTFHQSVWSSLSRPREPSAALAADVDADVLVCGGGFMGLSTALHLAKNGVRVVLVEAELIGFGASGRNTGFVVPSLKTIIGPDDVSSRLGETYAKRLVSLVGDSGNILFDLIRELSLDCSAEQTGWLQPAHSKAMLAVLERRTSEWRRLGKIVEMLDREKTAAQVGTDVYHGAFLVPSGGQINPLAYARALADACIAAGVKIHEKTRVLGFERNNRWLARTAAGSVRAERVVLATNGLVGKLVPEVNAGIIPARVFQIATQRYDAEVQKRILPGRSPVADTRRHTFAVRWSPDGRLLTGGIVILGPRALERAKRKFSTRLQRFFPDIQKPEAEFSWTGTVAVTMDSYPRYFDVAPNMDAVIGCNGRGVALTTALGRELARHYTNESKDGFILPREKPKAIPMRRFAKLGPSFWLPLSEFRDAQESRASA, encoded by the coding sequence ATGGATACCTTCCACCAGTCAGTTTGGTCGTCCTTGAGCAGGCCACGCGAACCTTCGGCGGCACTTGCCGCGGATGTGGATGCTGATGTGCTGGTGTGTGGCGGCGGGTTCATGGGCCTCTCGACCGCCCTGCATCTGGCAAAAAACGGGGTGAGGGTCGTGCTTGTCGAGGCAGAACTGATCGGCTTCGGCGCATCGGGACGCAATACCGGCTTCGTCGTTCCGAGCCTCAAGACGATCATCGGGCCAGATGACGTAAGCTCGCGCCTCGGCGAGACCTACGCGAAGCGTCTCGTTTCACTTGTAGGTGACTCCGGCAATATTCTCTTCGACCTCATCCGGGAGCTTTCGCTCGACTGCAGCGCCGAGCAGACCGGCTGGCTGCAACCGGCTCATTCGAAAGCCATGCTCGCCGTACTTGAGCGCAGGACCTCGGAATGGCGCCGACTTGGCAAGATCGTCGAGATGCTGGATCGCGAGAAGACGGCAGCCCAGGTCGGCACGGATGTCTATCACGGCGCGTTTCTCGTCCCGTCCGGCGGGCAGATCAACCCCCTCGCCTATGCGCGTGCGCTCGCCGATGCCTGCATTGCAGCCGGAGTCAAAATCCACGAGAAGACCCGCGTTCTTGGCTTCGAGCGTAACAACCGGTGGCTTGCCCGCACGGCGGCCGGCAGCGTCCGCGCCGAGCGCGTCGTACTTGCGACTAACGGGCTTGTCGGCAAGCTGGTGCCGGAGGTGAATGCAGGCATCATCCCAGCGCGCGTCTTCCAGATCGCCACTCAGCGTTACGATGCCGAGGTGCAGAAGCGCATTCTGCCGGGACGCTCGCCGGTCGCCGATACGCGCCGCCACACATTTGCAGTACGCTGGTCTCCGGACGGCCGTCTGCTAACGGGCGGGATCGTCATACTCGGTCCGCGCGCGTTGGAGCGAGCCAAGCGCAAATTCAGCACCAGGCTGCAGAGGTTCTTTCCGGATATCCAGAAGCCGGAAGCGGAGTTCTCCTGGACGGGCACGGTCGCGGTGACGATGGATTCCTATCCGCGCTATTTCGATGTCGCTCCGAACATGGACGCAGTGATCGGCTGCAATGGCCGCGGCGTGGCATTGACGACCGCGCTCGGACGCGAGCTTGCACGCCATTATACGAACGAGAGCAAGGACGGCTTCATCCTCCCGCGGGAAAAGCCGAAGGCCATTCCCATGCGGCGGTTTGCAAAACTTGGCCCGAGCTTCTGGCTGCCGCTGAGCGAATTCCGGGACGCACAGGAAAGCAGAGCATCAGCGTGA
- a CDS encoding Dihydrodipicolinate synthase, which yields MPLIHSQTKGVFVIACTPFNEDGSLDAPSVGRMVDFYYDKGADGLTILGMMGEAPKLTQAESIEVTKLTLKHSGDRPVVVGVSAPGLAAIGELTKAVMDLGAAGVMVAPISSLRTDDQIVTYYRNVVETVGTDVPVVLQDFPLSTGVQITSKTLGAIFEAHPSIVMLKHEDWPGLQKITELREAEAGGQRRTSILCGNAGVFLTEEMQRGADGAMTGFAYVEMMIDVVRMSNAGKLDAAQDLFDAYLPLMRYEQQPGLGLAVRKYVLAKRGAIASAAQRRPGMALNAAAVREVERLIERQERRLEELK from the coding sequence ATGCCGCTGATCCATTCGCAAACCAAAGGCGTCTTCGTCATCGCCTGCACGCCCTTCAACGAAGACGGCTCCCTTGATGCGCCGAGCGTCGGCCGCATGGTCGACTTCTATTACGACAAGGGTGCCGATGGTCTCACCATTCTCGGCATGATGGGCGAGGCGCCGAAGCTGACCCAGGCGGAATCGATCGAGGTCACGAAACTGACCCTAAAGCATTCCGGGGATCGGCCGGTTGTGGTCGGTGTTTCGGCACCGGGCCTGGCCGCGATTGGAGAACTGACCAAGGCCGTCATGGATCTTGGGGCCGCGGGCGTCATGGTCGCACCGATCTCCTCGCTGAGAACCGACGACCAGATCGTGACTTACTATCGCAATGTGGTTGAGACTGTCGGTACCGATGTCCCCGTCGTGCTGCAGGATTTTCCCCTTTCGACCGGAGTCCAGATCACCTCGAAGACATTGGGCGCCATTTTCGAAGCGCATCCGAGTATCGTCATGCTCAAGCATGAAGATTGGCCGGGTCTGCAGAAGATCACCGAGCTGCGCGAGGCCGAAGCTGGCGGGCAGCGCCGCACATCAATTCTATGCGGGAATGCGGGCGTTTTCCTGACGGAAGAGATGCAGCGTGGAGCTGACGGCGCGATGACCGGTTTCGCCTATGTGGAAATGATGATCGACGTTGTTCGTATGAGCAACGCCGGCAAGTTGGACGCGGCGCAGGATTTGTTCGATGCCTACTTGCCGCTGATGCGCTACGAACAGCAACCGGGCCTCGGGCTTGCGGTGCGCAAATACGTGCTGGCCAAGCGTGGCGCGATTGCCAGCGCCGCACAGCGTCGTCCCGGCATGGCCCTCAACGCCGCGGCGGTCAGGGAGGTCGAAAGACTTATCGAACGTCAGGAGCGCAGGCTGGAGGAGCTGAAGTAG
- a CDS encoding hypothetical protein (Evidence 5 : Unknown function), which yields MAQASRDLDVHENQLRKWVKLFAADPAQAFPGHGQMKPEQVEIEKLRREVAKLKAERDILKKAAAYFAKDVT from the coding sequence GTGGCGCAGGCGTCTCGGGATCTGGATGTCCATGAGAACCAATTGCGCAAATGGGTGAAGCTCTTTGCTGCCGATCCAGCGCAGGCCTTTCCCGGCCACGGCCAGATGAAGCCGGAGCAGGTTGAGATCGAGAAGCTGCGGCGCGAGGTGGCCAAGCTCAAGGCGGAGCGCGATATCCTAAAAAAGGCCGCAGCCTACTTCGCGAAGGACGTGACATGA
- a CDS encoding hypothetical protein (Evidence 5 : Unknown function), protein MANWSIGICMLAKANAHGQRVLSEIVMDIGKMIDGKTRGNCRRNSSGFDIKTTFVEIYVDKKASNGERTHRLCGLLARVH, encoded by the coding sequence ATGGCAAATTGGAGCATCGGTATCTGCATGCTTGCGAAAGCCAACGCCCATGGTCAGCGCGTCTTGTCCGAAATAGTGATGGACATCGGTAAAATGATCGATGGAAAAACTCGCGGGAACTGCCGACGCAACTCATCCGGTTTCGACATCAAGACTACTTTCGTGGAGATTTACGTGGACAAGAAGGCGTCGAATGGCGAGAGAACTCACCGCCTATGCGGTTTACTTGCACGTGTACATTGA
- a CDS encoding hypothetical protein (Evidence 5 : Unknown function), with product MGSTGRPMRSLPGSRTCTRLRALAATYGFQLEDMQTGGCSDGNFTASYEPTLDGLGVDGQGSSHSERLVISTIPQRALLLERLMQALSRLSILSGYIRHCHPQTHDRADGAGDGKLEHRYLHACESQRPWSARLVRNSDGHR from the coding sequence GTGGGCTCAACCGGCCGCCCTATGAGAAGCTTGCCGGGATCGCGGACCTGTACGAGACTGCGCGCGCTCGCTGCAACTTACGGATTCCAGCTCGAGGACATGCAGACTGGCGGCTGCAGCGACGGCAACTTCACGGCCAGCTATGAACCGACCTTAGATGGTCTCGGCGTCGATGGCCAGGGCAGCAGCCACAGCGAGCGTCTCGTCATCTCGACCATTCCCCAGCGGGCATTGCTGCTCGAAAGGCTGATGCAAGCACTTTCCCGATTATCCATCCTGTCCGGCTACATACGGCACTGTCATCCGCAGACCCATGACCGTGCCGATGGAGCGGGAGATGGCAAATTGGAGCATCGGTATCTGCATGCTTGCGAAAGCCAACGCCCATGGTCAGCGCGTCTTGTCCGAAATAGTGATGGACATCGGTAA